The proteins below come from a single Halostagnicola larsenii XH-48 genomic window:
- a CDS encoding CheF family chemotaxis protein, whose translation MDEDVVADITGRFILSNGGENAGKPLEGRIIMTEKRVVLATGQTKETVPLSKVIDVNVGTVPQHVKRFFGDTATIGYRTDDGTQSAVIESSDEKVEKFVAILFRCLLNGQKVAVKHPARVGGRIKDTSVVVGKLRVKDRQVEVKTKSSGFGIDVATVMNIGRTNKIGDSDDRVTLVVKHTDQESGLTQTTQIAPAKSQYVNLLARYFRLEYDEVREEVEEIELTNPEKRVLVGVHATGGDIDFTNMLDGDPAYVTNVLNSVRNKQLVVENGDGLSLTPQGRIVVSQRIEDVNA comes from the coding sequence ATGGACGAGGATGTCGTCGCGGATATCACCGGTCGCTTCATCTTGAGCAACGGTGGTGAGAACGCGGGCAAACCCCTCGAGGGGCGGATCATCATGACCGAAAAGCGGGTCGTGCTCGCAACGGGGCAGACGAAAGAAACGGTCCCGTTGTCGAAAGTCATCGACGTGAACGTCGGGACGGTCCCCCAGCACGTCAAGCGCTTCTTCGGAGACACCGCGACGATCGGCTATCGAACCGACGACGGAACCCAGAGCGCGGTCATCGAAAGCTCCGACGAGAAGGTCGAGAAATTCGTCGCGATTCTCTTTCGCTGTCTGCTCAACGGCCAGAAAGTCGCCGTGAAACACCCGGCGCGGGTCGGCGGGCGAATCAAAGACACGAGCGTCGTCGTGGGGAAACTCCGCGTCAAGGACAGACAGGTCGAGGTGAAGACGAAATCCAGCGGCTTCGGTATCGACGTGGCGACGGTGATGAACATCGGCCGAACGAACAAGATCGGCGACAGCGACGACCGGGTGACGCTGGTCGTCAAACACACCGACCAGGAGTCGGGGCTGACACAGACCACGCAGATCGCGCCGGCCAAGAGCCAGTACGTGAATCTGCTCGCGCGATACTTCAGGCTCGAGTACGACGAGGTCCGCGAGGAGGTCGAGGAGATCGAACTAACCAATCCCGAAAAACGAGTGCTCGTCGGCGTTCACGCCACGGGCGGCGACATCGATTTCACGAATATGCTCGACGGCGACCCGGCCTACGTGACGAACGTCCTGAACTCGGTTCGGAACAAACAACTGGTCGTCGAGAACGGCGACGGACTCTCGCTGACGCCCCAGGGGCGCATCGTCGTCAGCCAGCGGATCGAAGACGTCAACGCCTGA
- a CDS encoding LysR family transcriptional regulator encodes MTLEKGYKTELSVDGVTIDQRDIEMLEAIDQHGSMHAAADALGRSYARLQQRIVELEGALGDLTERRRGGKDGGGTELTSTALEVRRQFERHRTELDGVARATESVFAGTVRERTGTLGTVDTAVGPVVALVPAGATTVQVGVRSDAVVLSDPEESSTGGETSFRNRFTGTVSSVDSNAGVAKVTLELERACEPTAGSESIADIELETLITEESVDSLEIVVGKTLCASFKATAARAIPMASAPSADDHSE; translated from the coding sequence ATGACGCTCGAGAAGGGGTACAAGACCGAACTGTCCGTCGACGGCGTCACGATCGATCAGCGGGATATCGAGATGCTCGAGGCGATCGATCAACACGGCTCGATGCACGCCGCGGCAGACGCCCTCGGGCGATCGTACGCCCGCCTCCAGCAGCGGATCGTCGAACTCGAGGGGGCGCTCGGCGACCTCACGGAGCGTCGCCGTGGAGGCAAAGACGGCGGCGGTACGGAGCTCACGTCGACGGCGCTCGAGGTCCGCCGGCAGTTCGAACGCCACCGGACGGAACTCGACGGCGTCGCTCGCGCGACCGAGTCGGTGTTCGCGGGAACGGTTCGCGAGCGGACGGGAACGCTCGGGACCGTCGACACGGCGGTCGGCCCCGTGGTGGCGCTCGTTCCGGCGGGCGCGACGACCGTCCAGGTCGGCGTTCGTTCGGATGCGGTCGTCCTTTCGGATCCCGAGGAGTCGTCGACGGGCGGAGAAACGAGTTTTCGCAACCGGTTCACCGGCACGGTCTCGTCGGTCGACTCGAACGCGGGGGTCGCGAAGGTCACGCTCGAACTCGAGCGGGCCTGCGAACCGACGGCCGGCTCCGAGTCGATCGCTGATATCGAACTCGAGACGCTCATCACGGAGGAGAGCGTCGACTCGCTGGAAATCGTGGTCGGAAAGACGCTGTGCGCCTCGTTCAAAGCGACCGCAGCGCGGGCGATTCCGATGGCGTCCGCTCCGTCTGCGGATGATCACTCGGAGTAA
- a CDS encoding universal stress protein: protein MDASDPVTVDTVLAPVDGSVESATASEYAVAVADRYDASVHTLYILGRGVVRGMDAGTVDESDIAESTQDFLADIAQLADDADVAYSRSVTHGFSQTQKTRHPGSAVLDAADAIGADFIVLPRESVTDSDADILERAAEYVLAYASQPVLSV from the coding sequence ATGGACGCCAGCGATCCCGTCACCGTCGATACCGTTCTGGCACCGGTCGACGGCAGTGTCGAGTCAGCTACCGCCTCCGAGTACGCCGTCGCCGTCGCCGATCGCTACGACGCGTCCGTCCACACGCTGTACATTCTCGGACGCGGCGTCGTCCGCGGGATGGACGCCGGAACCGTCGACGAATCCGACATCGCCGAGAGCACGCAGGACTTCCTCGCGGACATCGCCCAGCTCGCCGACGACGCCGACGTCGCGTACTCGCGGTCGGTGACCCACGGCTTTTCACAGACACAGAAGACGCGCCACCCCGGGAGCGCCGTCCTCGACGCGGCCGATGCGATCGGCGCGGACTTCATCGTTCTCCCGCGAGAGTCGGTCACCGATTCGGACGCGGATATCCTCGAGAGGGCCGCCGAATACGTGCTCGCATACGCGAGCCAACCAGTGCTGTCGGTTTGA
- a CDS encoding DUF5807 family protein, with amino-acid sequence MSDPRAEFLAGERPDDVALFLADSYVEDDRLEQFGEPVEGGVLIVVDGESGRNAFKAATGTDAMAFAKSAMATESQIDDDLTDGVCPEEGDSDGGGDADESTDHGVQFVFAFAEEQNEDVGGLYAEGDVVHAYAKCDCGTAYSDRWTAEP; translated from the coding sequence ATGAGTGATCCACGCGCGGAGTTTCTGGCGGGCGAGCGCCCCGACGACGTCGCCTTGTTTCTGGCCGATTCCTACGTCGAGGACGACCGCCTCGAGCAGTTCGGCGAGCCGGTCGAGGGCGGCGTCCTGATCGTCGTCGACGGCGAGAGCGGCCGAAACGCGTTCAAGGCCGCGACGGGGACGGACGCGATGGCCTTCGCCAAATCGGCGATGGCGACCGAGAGTCAGATCGACGACGACCTGACCGATGGCGTCTGCCCCGAGGAGGGCGACTCCGATGGCGGAGGCGACGCGGACGAGTCCACAGACCACGGCGTCCAGTTCGTGTTCGCGTTCGCCGAGGAGCAAAACGAGGACGTCGGCGGGCTGTACGCCGAGGGAGACGTCGTCCACGCGTACGCGAAGTGCGACTGTGGGACGGCGTACTCGGATCGCTGGACCGCGGAACCGTAA
- the cheY gene encoding chemotaxis protein CheY translates to MDVLITDDSGFMRDLLREILEEEHNIVGEAENGVEAVELYQQEQPDIAFMDIVMPIKDGIEATDEITDLDPDATVVMCTSVEQAEQMKDSIKAGADGYITKPFQKESVLEEVNSITAG, encoded by the coding sequence ATGGACGTACTAATTACGGACGATTCCGGATTCATGCGGGATCTGCTCCGGGAAATTCTCGAGGAGGAGCACAACATCGTCGGGGAGGCCGAAAACGGCGTCGAAGCCGTCGAGTTGTATCAGCAGGAACAGCCGGATATCGCCTTCATGGACATCGTCATGCCGATCAAAGACGGGATCGAAGCGACCGACGAGATCACGGATCTCGACCCGGACGCGACCGTCGTCATGTGTACGAGCGTCGAGCAGGCAGAACAGATGAAAGACTCGATCAAAGCGGGCGCGGACGGCTACATCACGAAGCCGTTCCAGAAAGAGAGCGTACTCGAGGAAGTCAACAGCATCACGGCCGGGTAA
- a CDS encoding universal stress protein: MFETVVVATDGSESVKRAVDVGLDLANRFDATVHALSIIDAGEVDASPEQLREELETALETHADAALATVEERASLDLTTAIREGRPAREVCSYAREIDADLVVTGTRGRHGENRLLLGSVAERVVRTSPVPVLTVRQLDPSDGGSTGEDAVSA, encoded by the coding sequence ATGTTCGAAACGGTCGTCGTCGCAACTGACGGCTCCGAGAGCGTAAAACGTGCCGTCGACGTCGGACTCGACCTCGCGAACCGCTTCGATGCGACGGTTCACGCCCTGTCGATCATCGACGCGGGCGAAGTCGACGCCTCGCCCGAACAGCTCCGCGAGGAACTCGAGACGGCCCTCGAGACGCACGCCGACGCCGCGCTCGCGACCGTCGAAGAACGGGCGTCGCTCGATCTCACGACCGCTATTCGAGAGGGCCGTCCCGCTCGGGAGGTCTGTTCGTACGCGCGCGAGATCGACGCCGACCTCGTCGTGACCGGAACGCGCGGTCGCCACGGCGAGAACCGCCTGCTGCTGGGCAGCGTCGCCGAGCGCGTCGTCCGAACCTCCCCCGTTCCCGTCCTGACCGTTCGACAGCTCGATCCGTCCGACGGCGGGTCGACTGGAGAAGACGCAGTCAGCGCCTGA
- a CDS encoding DHH family phosphoesterase, protein MYEDLIESGELSLARKSVLPGTGFFMPDDLEEDLEEQEAKSALEGADVAVVADPDADGLACVALLREMYGDVQNIPTPDERGEGSDEDESADDSEAGSDAEDDLLEEPDPTPHNVALVPGSPHNLEDSLQQVADHGVEGIDLYVCDLCPDRYEYVADELEAAVETASSVEWYDHHQWDDGVAQSVRDAGVSLVVGDSDEECTADVVYRSLEYEFDDRFAELAAVTRDHDLWLREDPRSDDLADYAYWTDPAEYVEVVREYGADFPEWVEAYIAERRVEKEALIERAVSRSELREVGGYTVGITYGRCSQNEVAEAMREQGADASIIVKPAGSASIRGTDEFDRCHEVAGKVNGGGHPKAAGCKPDIYDDMLDYANHWTTRGSVAKQVILDAFGAVVDEETQEASETAD, encoded by the coding sequence ATGTACGAAGATCTCATCGAGAGCGGCGAGTTATCCCTTGCCCGAAAGTCCGTCCTGCCGGGGACGGGGTTTTTCATGCCCGACGACCTCGAGGAGGACCTCGAGGAACAGGAAGCCAAATCAGCGCTCGAGGGCGCGGACGTCGCCGTCGTCGCCGATCCCGACGCCGACGGTCTGGCCTGCGTCGCGCTGTTGCGCGAAATGTACGGCGACGTGCAGAATATTCCAACGCCCGATGAGCGCGGCGAGGGAAGCGATGAGGACGAGTCAGCAGACGACAGCGAGGCGGGTTCCGACGCGGAGGACGACCTTCTCGAGGAGCCGGATCCGACCCCCCACAACGTCGCGCTCGTTCCGGGAAGCCCGCACAATCTCGAGGATTCCCTCCAGCAGGTCGCCGACCACGGCGTCGAGGGAATCGACCTCTACGTCTGTGACCTGTGTCCGGATCGCTACGAGTACGTCGCGGACGAACTCGAGGCGGCCGTCGAAACCGCGAGCAGCGTCGAGTGGTACGACCACCACCAGTGGGACGACGGCGTCGCCCAGTCGGTTCGGGACGCCGGCGTTTCCCTCGTCGTCGGCGACTCCGACGAGGAGTGTACCGCGGACGTCGTCTACCGCTCGCTCGAGTACGAGTTCGACGACAGGTTCGCGGAACTGGCCGCGGTCACCCGCGATCACGACCTCTGGCTCCGCGAGGACCCCCGCAGCGATGACCTCGCGGATTACGCCTACTGGACCGACCCCGCCGAGTACGTCGAGGTCGTCCGCGAGTACGGCGCTGACTTCCCCGAGTGGGTCGAGGCGTACATCGCCGAACGCAGAGTCGAGAAAGAGGCCCTGATCGAGCGGGCCGTCTCCCGCTCGGAACTTCGGGAGGTCGGCGGCTACACCGTCGGCATCACCTACGGCCGGTGCTCGCAGAACGAAGTTGCCGAAGCCATGCGGGAACAGGGTGCCGACGCCTCCATCATCGTCAAACCCGCCGGCTCGGCGTCGATCCGCGGGACCGACGAATTCGACCGCTGTCACGAGGTCGCCGGAAAGGTAAACGGCGGCGGCCACCCGAAAGCCGCGGGCTGCAAACCCGACATCTACGACGACATGCTCGACTACGCCAACCACTGGACGACTCGAGGATCGGTCGCCAAACAGGTCATTCTAGACGCGTTCGGTGCCGTCGTCGACGAGGAAACGCAAGAAGCGAGCGAAACAGCCGACTGA
- a CDS encoding chemotaxis protein CheC codes for MEIDIRALETYNKLAHDGAQSAVKSLSQLTGISTRVEVTDVSLMSPADLQYEFIGNEYAGVSIDLSGEIRGETVLAFDEQARTAVTDVLVPADDPEMKKSSIKEVGNIMTSGFIDGWANHLNTKIKSSPPSYIEGTGTEVLPRSATEGDSHLLVFRSRVEASRGGVNEPVDFRILLVPDQASLETALEPQADTSISFEKLEVFNEMTKEGAEKSASNITSMTGIETSVNISRLSLVPLEDIPAEVGTKRYVGTVMEFTGKLSGYLIILFDQPSGRAVVDSLVPMETEGEWGEMEQGALQELGNIMTSGFIDGWANVLNAEIKHSPPKFVADIGSSIMSPIIAQIAQTDDHAFLLDSSIETDSDRVFTCQMLALPRRDELEEALDEILIENSGNTEVDPNDLF; via the coding sequence ATGGAAATCGATATTCGAGCCCTGGAGACGTACAACAAACTCGCTCACGACGGCGCACAGTCGGCCGTTAAATCACTTTCACAGCTGACGGGAATCAGCACGCGCGTCGAAGTGACGGATGTCTCGTTGATGTCCCCGGCCGATCTGCAGTACGAGTTCATCGGTAACGAGTACGCGGGCGTCAGCATCGACCTGTCGGGCGAAATCCGCGGGGAGACAGTCCTCGCGTTCGACGAGCAGGCCCGCACTGCGGTGACGGACGTGCTCGTCCCGGCCGACGACCCCGAGATGAAAAAGAGCAGCATCAAAGAGGTCGGCAACATCATGACCAGCGGGTTCATCGATGGCTGGGCCAACCACCTCAACACCAAGATCAAGAGTTCGCCTCCGAGCTACATCGAGGGGACCGGAACGGAAGTCCTGCCACGATCCGCGACGGAGGGCGACAGCCACCTGCTGGTCTTTCGCAGTCGCGTCGAAGCCTCCCGCGGCGGCGTCAACGAACCCGTCGACTTCCGGATCCTGCTCGTTCCGGACCAGGCTTCCCTCGAGACCGCCCTCGAGCCCCAGGCCGACACCAGCATCTCCTTCGAGAAACTCGAGGTGTTCAACGAGATGACCAAGGAGGGGGCGGAGAAATCGGCCTCGAACATCACTTCGATGACGGGCATCGAGACGAGCGTCAACATTAGCCGGCTGAGTCTCGTCCCGCTCGAGGACATTCCGGCGGAGGTCGGCACCAAACGCTACGTCGGGACCGTCATGGAGTTTACGGGCAAACTCAGCGGCTATCTGATCATCCTCTTCGATCAGCCCTCCGGACGGGCGGTCGTCGACTCGCTCGTACCGATGGAGACCGAAGGCGAGTGGGGCGAGATGGAACAGGGTGCCCTTCAGGAACTGGGCAACATCATGACCAGCGGGTTCATCGACGGCTGGGCGAACGTGTTGAACGCGGAGATCAAACACTCGCCGCCGAAGTTCGTCGCGGATATCGGCTCGTCGATCATGAGCCCGATCATCGCCCAGATCGCCCAGACCGACGACCACGCGTTCTTGCTCGACTCGAGCATCGAAACGGACAGCGATCGGGTGTTCACCTGCCAGATGCTCGCCCTGCCGCGCCGGGACGAACTCGAGGAGGCCTTAGACGAGATTCTCATCGAGAACTCCGGTAACACGGAAGTCGATCCGAACGACCTGTTCTGA
- a CDS encoding universal stress protein — MKVLLGLAGSDESIKTLRQTIDRTATVGDDLTVVIVDKPESKRSQTEMREQAETLLSEAGVDAPVETLEGDPGSALVNFTEQGEFDQLVIGGGTVSPMGKIRLGPIAEFVLLNAPTTVKLVR, encoded by the coding sequence ATGAAGGTACTACTGGGTCTCGCCGGGAGCGACGAATCGATCAAGACGCTCCGGCAAACGATCGATCGAACGGCAACCGTCGGTGACGACCTCACCGTCGTCATCGTCGACAAACCCGAATCGAAGCGATCCCAAACGGAGATGCGCGAGCAGGCTGAAACGTTGCTCTCTGAGGCCGGCGTCGACGCGCCGGTCGAGACGCTCGAGGGCGACCCGGGAAGCGCGCTCGTAAACTTCACGGAGCAGGGCGAGTTCGATCAACTGGTCATCGGCGGCGGCACCGTCAGCCCGATGGGGAAGATCAGACTCGGCCCGATCGCCGAGTTCGTGCTGTTGAACGCACCGACGACAGTCAAACTGGTGCGATAA
- a CDS encoding ABC transporter permease, with protein MIVGAFDPLVAEFPFEWLYIRSIIEVSLYVSLTAVAISTLVSVPIALLVGFRDFRGKHLLTSIITTGMGFPSVVVGLVVLFTVSNEGPLGPLELVFTTEAMILSQIVLAIPVITGVSLAAVSSVEQRVRDAAFAMGGTRVDVALVTIKEARYGLATAVLAGFGRAISEVGGVLMVGGNIASADGESVTRTLTTAIQLEARQGRFETAMILGAILVALVLLVNAVVVRLGGDEGGYR; from the coding sequence GTGATCGTCGGCGCGTTCGACCCGCTCGTCGCCGAGTTCCCCTTCGAGTGGCTCTACATCAGAAGCATCATCGAGGTCTCGTTGTACGTGAGCCTCACCGCGGTAGCTATTAGCACGCTCGTGAGCGTTCCGATCGCGTTGCTCGTCGGATTTCGGGACTTCCGCGGGAAACATCTCCTGACGTCGATCATCACGACCGGCATGGGCTTTCCGAGCGTCGTCGTCGGCCTCGTCGTGCTCTTTACGGTCTCGAACGAGGGCCCGCTCGGCCCGCTCGAGCTCGTCTTCACGACGGAGGCGATGATCCTCTCCCAGATCGTCCTCGCGATCCCGGTCATCACGGGCGTGAGTCTGGCTGCGGTCTCGAGCGTCGAACAGCGAGTCAGAGACGCCGCGTTCGCGATGGGCGGTACGCGCGTCGACGTCGCTCTCGTGACGATCAAGGAAGCTCGCTACGGGCTCGCGACCGCCGTTCTCGCGGGTTTCGGCCGGGCGATCAGCGAGGTCGGCGGCGTTCTCATGGTCGGCGGGAACATCGCGAGCGCGGACGGCGAATCGGTGACCAGAACGCTGACGACGGCGATCCAGCTCGAGGCCAGACAGGGCCGCTTCGAGACGGCGATGATCCTCGGTGCGATCCTCGTCGCGCTCGTCTTGCTCGTGAACGCGGTCGTCGTTCGACTCGGCGGCGACGAAGGGGGGTACCGATGA
- a CDS encoding substrate-binding domain-containing protein has product MSIQRRTFITAVGGGLAAGLAGCLGNEETDGSAEINGTTLTVSTTTSTYDTGLLDEINLPFEERYGVTIDTVSQGTGAALETAERGDSDVVMVHARSLEDEFLEDGYGVNRRDLMFNDFVVVGSADDPAGIAGSEDVTGAFDAIADSGTTFVSRGDNSGTHTKELNIWEQASSEPGGDWYQEIGDGMGDVLLNADQQGGYTLSDRGTYLSMQDELDLEIHVQGPIEGGPELLENPYGIVAVNPAVHDNVEYDLAMAYIGYVTGPEGQKLIENFTANGEQLFFPQALSEDPDFQQYVPEGWSASDGE; this is encoded by the coding sequence ATGTCGATACAACGACGAACGTTTATCACTGCAGTGGGGGGCGGCCTTGCCGCCGGACTGGCGGGCTGTCTTGGAAACGAAGAAACTGATGGCAGCGCGGAAATTAACGGGACGACACTTACGGTGTCGACGACGACGAGCACCTACGATACCGGCTTGCTCGACGAAATCAACCTCCCGTTCGAGGAGCGATACGGCGTCACTATCGATACCGTTTCGCAGGGGACGGGCGCGGCCCTCGAGACAGCCGAACGCGGCGATTCCGACGTCGTGATGGTCCACGCCCGCTCGCTCGAGGACGAGTTCCTCGAGGACGGCTACGGCGTGAACCGCCGAGATCTCATGTTCAACGATTTCGTCGTCGTCGGGAGCGCCGACGACCCCGCCGGTATTGCGGGCAGCGAGGACGTAACCGGCGCGTTCGATGCGATCGCCGATTCGGGAACGACGTTCGTCTCCCGCGGGGATAACTCCGGTACACACACCAAAGAGTTGAACATCTGGGAGCAAGCGTCGAGCGAGCCCGGCGGCGACTGGTATCAGGAAATTGGGGACGGTATGGGCGATGTGTTGTTAAACGCCGACCAACAGGGCGGGTACACGCTTTCCGATCGGGGAACGTATCTCTCGATGCAAGACGAACTCGACCTCGAAATTCACGTGCAGGGCCCCATCGAGGGCGGGCCGGAACTCCTCGAGAACCCGTACGGAATCGTCGCCGTCAACCCAGCTGTCCACGACAACGTCGAGTACGATCTGGCGATGGCCTACATCGGCTACGTTACGGGGCCCGAGGGCCAGAAACTCATCGAGAACTTCACGGCCAACGGCGAACAGTTGTTCTTCCCGCAAGCGCTCTCCGAGGATCCGGACTTCCAGCAGTACGTTCCCGAGGGGTGGAGCGCAAGCGATGGGGAGTAA
- a CDS encoding amino acid ABC transporter ATP-binding protein, with the protein MTLQTVGVEHGYGDETILENVSLAVPPGEVVAIIGPSGVGKTTLLRLLALFEPPRDGSLEYGGTDVWRASAQRRLECRRRIGMVFQEASLFDASVRRNAEYGLHVRRSWADRLRREVADLVGLRNGTSDAMEALETVGLEDKLEQHAGSLSGGEAQRVAFARALAYDPDFLLLDEPTSDLDPRNTAVIENAVREAGDRGIGVAIATHDMNQARRIADQVAVILGDGIIEVGETDRIFEDPEDDRTQQFIDGELIY; encoded by the coding sequence ATGACGCTGCAAACCGTCGGCGTCGAGCACGGCTACGGCGACGAGACGATCCTCGAGAACGTCTCGCTCGCAGTTCCGCCGGGGGAGGTCGTCGCTATCATCGGTCCTTCAGGCGTCGGCAAGACCACGCTCTTGCGGCTGCTCGCCCTGTTCGAACCGCCGCGAGACGGCTCGCTCGAGTACGGCGGCACCGACGTGTGGCGGGCGTCCGCTCAGCGCCGCCTCGAATGCCGACGCCGCATCGGCATGGTGTTTCAGGAGGCGAGCCTCTTCGACGCGAGCGTTCGACGAAACGCCGAGTACGGCCTTCACGTTCGCCGGTCGTGGGCCGATCGACTCCGCCGCGAGGTCGCGGACCTCGTCGGCCTGCGAAACGGGACGAGCGACGCGATGGAAGCGCTCGAAACCGTCGGGCTCGAGGATAAACTCGAGCAGCACGCGGGCTCGCTCTCGGGCGGGGAGGCCCAGCGGGTGGCGTTCGCCCGGGCGCTGGCGTACGACCCCGACTTCCTCCTGCTCGACGAACCGACCTCGGATCTGGACCCGCGAAACACCGCGGTGATCGAGAACGCGGTCCGCGAGGCTGGCGACCGCGGCATCGGCGTCGCCATCGCGACCCACGATATGAATCAGGCTCGGCGAATCGCCGATCAGGTCGCGGTGATCCTCGGCGACGGCATTATCGAAGTCGGCGAGACGGATCGAATCTTCGAAGATCCCGAGGACGACCGCACGCAGCAATTTATCGATGGGGAACTGATCTACTGA
- a CDS encoding GNAT family N-acetyltransferase encodes MVQTREYSDEPSGPFPRPPGSFEDGDGRTIDLEAPTEVDDELLENLVEMYDAFDPVDRAQGIPPTGEGRIRNWLESIVDIGINVIARHDGDAVGHATLVPDSDDPEAIEAASDIEWELAIFVLQDYQRAGIGTQLLEHLLGHANDLGIERVWLTVERWNGPAIALYERVGFDQTGSESFEQEMTIRLE; translated from the coding sequence ATGGTGCAAACGCGAGAGTACTCGGACGAACCATCCGGACCGTTTCCGAGGCCGCCCGGTTCCTTCGAGGACGGCGATGGGCGAACGATCGACCTCGAGGCACCGACCGAAGTCGACGACGAGCTGCTCGAGAACTTAGTCGAGATGTACGACGCGTTCGACCCGGTCGACCGCGCACAGGGGATCCCGCCGACGGGCGAAGGGCGGATTCGCAACTGGCTCGAGTCGATCGTCGACATCGGCATCAACGTCATCGCCCGCCACGACGGCGACGCCGTCGGACACGCCACGCTCGTTCCGGATTCGGACGACCCGGAGGCGATCGAAGCGGCCAGCGATATCGAGTGGGAACTCGCGATTTTCGTCCTACAAGACTACCAGCGGGCGGGGATCGGAACCCAGTTGCTAGAGCACCTCCTCGGGCACGCAAACGACCTCGGCATCGAACGCGTCTGGCTTACCGTCGAACGGTGGAACGGCCCCGCGATCGCACTCTACGAGCGGGTCGGGTTCGACCAAACGGGAAGCGAGAGCTTCGAACAGGAGATGACGATCCGACTCGAGTGA
- a CDS encoding substrate-binding domain-containing protein → MEIPRRSLLVGVGISAASAGCLGRDRSASDGPSGKLTVAVTTSTYDSGLVDELHSAFESAYGVTVRAVSGGTGETIAAGERGDVDAVMAHARSLEDEFIRTGDGINRRDFAVGDFVIAGPADDPAAIASVDDAATAFERIASTESSFLSRGDRSGTHIKEREIWDDAGIDPNGEWYRQTGQGMGETLVQADQRDSYLLTVRGNFIDTREQLDLERFVDGPVTDGDPALENPYGIIAVNPASEPSAAYELAMYYIGFLTGKRGQEIVAEYTVDGEQLFYPNALAEEPNFEQYSPRSSNDSTETALEEVS, encoded by the coding sequence ATGGAGATACCACGCCGCTCGCTTCTCGTCGGGGTCGGGATTTCGGCGGCGTCGGCGGGCTGTCTGGGTCGGGATCGATCGGCGTCGGACGGCCCATCCGGGAAACTCACCGTCGCAGTCACCACGAGTACGTACGATTCGGGACTGGTCGACGAACTCCACTCGGCGTTCGAGTCGGCCTACGGCGTGACCGTCCGGGCGGTTTCGGGTGGGACGGGCGAAACGATCGCCGCCGGCGAACGCGGTGACGTCGACGCCGTCATGGCCCACGCTCGCTCGCTCGAGGACGAGTTCATCCGAACCGGGGACGGAATCAACCGCCGCGATTTCGCGGTGGGAGATTTCGTTATCGCCGGTCCCGCGGACGATCCGGCGGCGATCGCTTCCGTCGACGATGCGGCGACGGCGTTCGAACGGATTGCGTCGACCGAGTCGTCGTTTTTGTCTCGAGGGGATCGCTCCGGCACGCATATCAAAGAACGCGAGATCTGGGACGACGCCGGGATCGACCCGAACGGAGAGTGGTACCGCCAGACGGGCCAGGGGATGGGCGAGACGCTCGTCCAGGCGGACCAGCGCGACTCGTACCTGCTCACCGTCCGCGGCAATTTCATCGATACGCGCGAGCAACTCGATCTCGAGCGCTTCGTCGACGGGCCGGTCACCGACGGCGACCCGGCGCTCGAGAACCCCTACGGTATCATCGCGGTCAATCCCGCGAGCGAACCCAGCGCGGCGTACGAACTGGCGATGTACTACATCGGATTTCTGACCGGGAAACGGGGACAGGAGATCGTCGCGGAGTATACCGTCGACGGCGAACAGCTCTTCTATCCGAACGCGCTCGCAGAAGAGCCGAATTTCGAGCAGTACTCCCCGCGAAGTTCGAACGATTCGACCGAGACCGCACTCGAGGAGGTATCGTGA